The following proteins are encoded in a genomic region of Candida albicans SC5314 chromosome 4, complete sequence:
- a CDS encoding uncharacterized protein (Ortholog of C. dubliniensis CD36 : Cd36_62310), which translates to MTNKEPIIKSIIGHRDYGPGGYYLEIEFENSKTGWMSIDNVKSRKPDLFKKYVKNNPEVK; encoded by the coding sequence ATGACTAATAAGGaaccaataataaaaagcATAATTGGCCATCGAGATTATGGTCCTGGTGGTTATTACTTGGAAATTGAGTttgaaaattcaaaaaccGGTTGGATGCTGATTGATAATGTCAAACTGAGAAAGCCtgatttgtttaaaaaatatgtAAAGAATAATCCAGAGGTTAAATAA
- a CDS encoding uncharacterized protein (Protein of unknown function), producing the protein MNGLMPLRIMGYRKINKGVLLRFLFEGKIIKWLKLQDALEEYPDITDDYLDDYPDLQDYHLDHTDE; encoded by the coding sequence ATGAATGGATTGATGCCATTGAGAATCATGGGTTAtagaaaaatcaataaaggTGTACTTCTTcgttttttatttgaaggaaaaattataaaatggTTGAAACTACAGGATGCATTAGAAGAATATCCCGATATAACTGACGACTATTTAGATGATTATCCTGATTTGCAGGATTACCATTTGGATCACACTGATGAGTAA